One segment of Argiope bruennichi chromosome 11, qqArgBrue1.1, whole genome shotgun sequence DNA contains the following:
- the LOC129956493 gene encoding uncharacterized protein F54H12.2-like yields the protein MDSRACACLQSELDLFNVNPVQLSTEDSSFTEIFPVASLNEKTPIEFYVSGSGEHYLDLSHTLLHLQVKIKKRNGAVIGTPDQVAPINYLLNTIFSECSVTLNDKQVSSQANYAYRCIFDALLSPRAVQESMLTSGLFYKDAASKHESVELANVGDNANSGYQTRYNICKDSKLIDMIGSLHFDLGNQSKCLINSVNLRIKLERNKDSFALMSATQDFKVVIYHASLFVRKIKVAPSVVIAHELALSKGVIKMPIRRTEVKSFALSSGMQSITIPNAFIGQLPTRLIMGMVSNAAFNGDFSKNPFNFKHYDLSYLCILDGNRMIPSKPFQPKFDNSNSYSRCYMSLFTDLGRYHKDQDINISYTEYKDGYTLFAVDLTPDLNADGMHESISRNGNLTIDIKFSKALSETVNLIVFSEYRNTIEIDKSRSIFSDF from the coding sequence ATGGATTCCCGAGCGTGTGCTTGCTTGCAGAGTGAATTAGACCTTTTTAACGTGAATCCTGTACAATTATCAACAGAAGACAGCTCATTCACTGAGATTTTTCCTGTTGCATCTCTGAATGAAAAGACGCCAATTGAATTTTACGTAAGCGGAAGTGGTGAACATTATCTGGACTTATCCCATACACTTTTGCATCtacaagtgaaaattaaaaagagaaatggaGCAGTAATTGGAACGCCTGATCAAGTGGCTCCTATCAATTATCTCCTTAATACGATATTTTCTGAATGTTCAGTTACATTAAATGACAAGCAGGTTTCTTCGCAAGCTAACTACGCATATAGATGTATTTTCGATGCTTTGCTTTCACCTCGAGCTGTTCAAGAATCAATGCTAACATCGGGTCTTTTCTACAAAGACGCTGCTTCTAAGCATGAATCAGTAGAACTAGCTAATGTTGGTGATAATGCAAATTCCGGTTACCAAACTAGATATAACATCTGCAAAGATAGTAAACTTATAGATATGATAGGTTCATTACATTTCGATCTAGGCAATCAGAGCAAATGTCTTATAAATTCGGTGAATCTTCGGatcaaattagaaagaaataaggATTCTTTTGCTCTGATGTCAGCCACGCAAGATTTTAAAGTAGTTATATATCATGCATcattatttgttaggaaaatTAAAGTCGCTCCCTCAGTCGTGATTGCCCATGAATTAGCTTTAAGCAAGGGAGTTATAAAAATGCCTATTCGCAGAACAGAAGTGAAATCATTCGCACTTTCTTCAGGAATGCAATCAATAACTATCCCTAATGCGTTCATTGGACAATTACCGACACGACTTATAATGGGTATGGTATCTAATGCTGCATTTAAtggggatttttcaaaaaatccattCAATTTCAAGCATTATGATTTATCATATCTTTGTATATTAGATGGCAATCGTATGATTCCGTCAAAGCCCtttcaaccaaaatttgataattctaacaGTTACAGCAGATGTTATATGAGTCTATTTACTGATTTGGGTAGATATCATAAAGATCAAGACATTAATATAAGTTACACTGAATATAAAGATGGGTATACGCTGTTCGCTGTAGATTTGACGCCCGATCTCAACGCGGACGGAATGCATGAAAGTATTTCACGCAATGGTAATTTaactattgatataaaattcagcAAAGCATTATCTGAAActgtaaatttaatagttttttcagaGTATCGAAATACTATAGAAATCGACAAAAGTCGcagtattttttcagatttttga